Below is a window of bacterium DNA.
TCTGTTTTGAACCCTGGCCCCGTCAAATGTGGCAAAACAGCCGCAAAGGGAACAGGCGCAAAGCAGCAATACTATTAGGCCAAATGATTTTTTCATTTTTTCGTCCTTTTCGTGTTCTTTAGCGGGCGGCGTTCTCCATCAGGGTCAGACCCGGCACCTTATACTTTTTAATGGCCCGGGCGTCTATTTCCTGCATCTGCTGGGGGGTGACTACTAGCATTTCAGTTCCTCCCGGTTGTGATTTGCTCACGAAAAAACACTGGGGATTAGATTACCTTAATTCTACTCCGATTCCCGCATGAACAAACCCATATGAACGGCCGACTTCAACCAAAAAAGCAGTGTGTTGGGTCAAAGGAAGTTTAGCCCCGGCCTTTATCAATGTCAGTCCGTTCAACCCCTCTTTGGACAATGAATTAAAGGACCAAATATTCTGTCCGGCTTCAATGTACAGATCGTTCCCCTTGAAGTTTTTACCCAAGACCAGGCTTACATCGGGCCAGATTATCCAGGGCAAATAGGTGCGGAACCGCAGGCTTCCATCAAATGGGGCATTAATTATGCATTGATATTTTACATCCATGTTGAACTGCATGCGGATCCCATTTTCTTCATGGCTGGAGCCTCCTTCATCCCAACTAAAGTAGACCGGTCCTTTACTGGGAAATATTTCCAAGAGACCTCCGGCCTCTATGTTGCGCGTCGAGTCCGTTTTATTTATGTAACCGGACCTTACACCAAAAACCCCCATCGGATAATTTTGACTGCCTTCGCTCTCCTGTATCACAGCCCCTGAAAAAACGGACCGTGTCCCGTTATAAACCCTGGCCCCATCAAATGTGGCAAAACAGCCGCAAAGGGAACACCCGCAGAGCAGAGATACTATTAGGCTAAATGATTTTTTCATTTTTTCATGTCATTTCGTGTATTTCGTGGGAAATCGCCGTTCCGCTTCCTATCTTAGCGGGCAGGGTCCTCCATCACCGCCACCGCGATCACGAATTCCCTCTCGTGCGACAGCGACAGATGAAAGATGTAATCCTTCCCGAACTCCAGCGCCTTCCCGTGCAGCCTGACCGTGGGGCGGCTCTTCTCGTTGTCCACAATCTCGATCAGATTGGGATAGACCCCGCGGCGGAATCCTGTCCCCAGGCACTTGGAAACGGCCTCCTTGGCGGCGAACCGGGCGGCCAGGGCCGGGGCCGGGTGCTTGCGGCTCAGGCAGAACCGGGCCTCCTCTTCGGTGAACACCTTCTGCAGAAAACGCCGGCCGTAGGTTTCGTAGGCCTGTTCTATGCGCTCCACCTTGGCGATGTCGGTGCCGATGGCAACTATCATATTATGATGCTTCCCGGTTGATGATTTTCTTTGTTTTCCTTTCCCAATAAGGCGCGCCGATGTTCTTGAACAATCCCAGCGCTTCGTTAAGGGCGTCCTTCCCGGCCTTGGTCCCCGGCTCCAACCCGCCCAGGCACAGCAGTATCTTGGCTTTTTCGTAGATCAGCACTTTTTCAGATGCCCTGTCCAGAGCCTGCCGCCACACCTCCCGGGCCTGGTCCTTCCGCCCCAGTCCGGAAAGGAGCCCTCCGTGCACCTGCATCCCTTCCATGCTTTTGGAATAGCCGGGGTCATATTCAAGGTATCTGCGCCACATCCCTTCTGCCTGCTCCGAACGGCCGCAGGCCAGGGCCAGCTTTAACCGGGGTATTAAAAATAATTCGTGGTGCCGGCCGGCCGGCTGGCCTTCATTCCCCGGCGCAACTTTGTCCAGATACTCCCCGGCCTGTTCTGTTTTGTTCTGTTCCAAAAGTATGTTGCACAGCAAAGCATCCATCTTGATCACCCCGTAAGCCTCTCCGGCCAGGGCAAAATAGCTCCGGCCTCGTTCCGCATGCTGATAGGCGGCTTCGGGGGTTTCCAGCATCAGCGAGAGATGGGCCAGATGGGTATAACAGAACCCCTGCCCCAAAACGTCCCCGATGCTTTTCCGCAGGGACAGGGCCCGGTGGTAATGTTTATAGGCGTTGGAAAACTGGGAACGGTTATAGGCCAGCACCCCAAGATTGAGCAGGGTGTACCCCTCGCCGATCCTGTCCCCGGCCAGCGTTTCCAGATTGTAGGCTTCCTTCAAGGCGTCTTCGGACTTTTGAAAGTGGTTGGCTTTCATGTGCAGGATCCCCAGGTTGTTCAGGCTCTCGGCCTGCCCCGCCAGATTGCCGGTGTCTTTTCTCAAACGCAGCGATATTTTATAGTATTCCTCGGCCCGGCCGCCATTTCCCATCCGGTTGGAGCAAAAGCCCAGGTCGTTGTATATCTCGGCCGTAAAATCGCGGTCATCCCTGATCTCCTGGGTCCGCAGGGCCTCCAGATAATGACCCGAGGCCTTCTGGTAATCACCGCCGCTGGCCTCCATTGAAGCCCGGTAATAAAGGCATTGAGCCCTTACCGGCAGGGCTTCATCCTTCATGGCCATTTTTTCCAGGCTGGTCAGGTGCTCGTTAAGTTCATCCAAACAATTGAACTGGTTGCAGAGGTTGCATCTGGCCAAAAGGTATTCGGACTCCAGCACCGCCGGCAGGTCCGGCAGGACCTTCATCTGGTCCA
It encodes the following:
- a CDS encoding tetratricopeptide repeat protein, which encodes MTESAVKNDPRLFSKSLRTFIRQKQPWLKSPASAGLIHGWLLLNQAQIHITASDQALAGEKLDQMKVLPDLPAVLESEYLLARCNLCNQFNCLDELNEHLTSLEKMAMKDEALPVRAQCLYYRASMEASGGDYQKASGHYLEALRTQEIRDDRDFTAEIYNDLGFCSNRMGNGGRAEEYYKISLRLRKDTGNLAGQAESLNNLGILHMKANHFQKSEDALKEAYNLETLAGDRIGEGYTLLNLGVLAYNRSQFSNAYKHYHRALSLRKSIGDVLGQGFCYTHLAHLSLMLETPEAAYQHAERGRSYFALAGEAYGVIKMDALLCNILLEQNKTEQAGEYLDKVAPGNEGQPAGRHHELFLIPRLKLALACGRSEQAEGMWRRYLEYDPGYSKSMEGMQVHGGLLSGLGRKDQAREVWRQALDRASEKVLIYEKAKILLCLGGLEPGTKAGKDALNEALGLFKNIGAPYWERKTKKIINREAS
- the acpS gene encoding holo-ACP synthase, coding for MIVAIGTDIAKVERIEQAYETYGRRFLQKVFTEEEARFCLSRKHPAPALAARFAAKEAVSKCLGTGFRRGVYPNLIEIVDNEKSRPTVRLHGKALEFGKDYIFHLSLSHEREFVIAVAVMEDPAR